One window of the Azospirillum sp. TSH58 genome contains the following:
- a CDS encoding alpha/beta fold hydrolase, whose product MTQPAMTAPLFVFVHGWGFGTGVWDGVRNALPGGGSVAVDLGFYGPPALPRLPAGRPVVAVGHSFGALWLLHERPFAWDGLVLVNGFPRFTEGDGFAPATPRRVLDRMIARFAAAPEAVTADFLRRCGVEAPPPGGPDPERLGEALRALRDWDARAAMTGPALALAGAQDPIVPPAMTGQAFRRHLVPLPSGERVAPQAPGEGVAHLPNALELRTPLTPEGRGKIGSDRISVEWHPEGGHLLPLTAPGWCAERIAAFAAGLTA is encoded by the coding sequence ATGACCCAGCCCGCGATGACCGCGCCGCTGTTCGTCTTCGTCCATGGCTGGGGTTTCGGCACCGGCGTCTGGGACGGCGTGCGGAACGCCCTGCCGGGTGGCGGGAGCGTGGCGGTGGATTTGGGCTTCTACGGTCCGCCGGCGCTTCCCCGCCTTCCCGCCGGGCGGCCCGTCGTCGCGGTCGGCCATTCCTTCGGCGCGCTGTGGCTGCTGCACGAGCGGCCCTTCGCCTGGGACGGGCTGGTGCTGGTCAACGGCTTCCCCCGCTTCACCGAGGGCGACGGCTTCGCCCCCGCCACGCCGCGCCGCGTGCTGGACCGCATGATCGCGCGCTTCGCCGCCGCGCCGGAGGCGGTCACCGCCGACTTCCTGCGCCGCTGCGGCGTCGAGGCTCCGCCGCCCGGCGGACCGGACCCTGAGCGGTTGGGCGAAGCCCTGCGGGCCTTGCGCGACTGGGACGCCCGCGCTGCAATGACCGGGCCGGCGCTGGCCCTGGCGGGGGCGCAGGACCCCATCGTGCCGCCGGCCATGACCGGACAGGCGTTTCGTCGCCACCTTGTCCCTCTCCCCTCTGGGGAGAGGGTGGCGCCGCAGGCGCCGGGTGAGGGGGTTGCGCATTTGCCGAACGCACTGGAACTGCGCACCCCCCTCACCCCAGAGGGAAGAGGGAAAATTGGAAGCGATAGGATCTCGGTGGAATGGCACCCCGAGGGCGGGCACCTGTTGCCGCTGACCGCGCCGGGCTGGTGCGCCGAGCGGATCGCCGCCTTCGCCGCCGGGCTGACGGCATGA
- the bioB gene encoding biotin synthase BioB encodes MPDTAMPTADSAAAPATARRWTREDILALFELPFMELLHRAHETHRQHHDPNKVQLSTLLNIKTGGCQEDCKYCAQSVKYDTGVEAEKLLDRAQVRAAAEKAKQAGAGRFCMGAAWRELKDRDVEKLANIVRDVKDLGLEACMTLGMLTRPQADALKDAGLDYYNHNLDTSEEFYEQIVSTHSYRDRLDTLANVRDAGLKVCSGGIVGLGESRVDRAGLLETLANLSPQPESVPINKLVSVAGTPLGGVEALDAFEFIRTIAVARILMPRSYVRLSAGRRSLSDEGQALCFYAGANSIFYGDKLLTTGNPEHEADRRLFDRLGLEADGGAH; translated from the coding sequence ATGCCCGACACCGCCATGCCGACCGCGGACTCCGCCGCCGCCCCCGCCACCGCCCGGCGCTGGACCCGCGAGGACATCCTGGCCCTGTTCGAGCTGCCCTTCATGGAGCTGCTGCACCGCGCCCACGAGACGCACCGCCAGCACCACGACCCGAACAAGGTCCAGCTCTCCACCCTGCTGAACATCAAGACCGGCGGCTGTCAGGAGGACTGCAAGTACTGCGCGCAGAGCGTGAAGTACGACACCGGCGTCGAGGCGGAGAAGCTGCTGGACCGCGCCCAGGTGCGCGCCGCCGCCGAGAAGGCCAAACAGGCGGGCGCCGGGCGCTTCTGCATGGGCGCGGCGTGGCGCGAGCTGAAGGACCGCGACGTCGAGAAGCTGGCGAACATCGTCCGCGACGTGAAGGACCTGGGGCTGGAGGCCTGCATGACGCTGGGCATGCTGACCCGCCCGCAGGCCGACGCGCTGAAGGACGCGGGGCTCGACTACTACAACCACAACCTCGACACGTCGGAGGAGTTCTACGAGCAGATCGTCTCCACCCACAGCTACCGCGACCGGCTGGACACGCTGGCCAACGTCCGCGACGCCGGGCTGAAGGTCTGCTCCGGCGGCATCGTCGGGCTGGGGGAGAGCCGCGTGGACCGCGCCGGCCTGCTGGAAACGCTGGCGAACCTGTCGCCGCAGCCGGAGAGCGTGCCGATCAACAAGCTGGTGTCGGTCGCCGGCACTCCGCTGGGCGGCGTGGAGGCGCTGGACGCCTTCGAGTTCATCCGCACCATCGCGGTCGCCCGCATCCTGATGCCGCGCTCCTACGTCCGCCTGTCGGCGGGGCGGCGCTCGCTCAGCGACGAGGGGCAGGCGCTCTGTTTCTACGCCGGCGCGAACTCCATCTTCTATGGTGACAAGCTGCTGACCACCGGCAACCCGGAGCATGAGGCCGACCGGCGGCTGTTCGACCGGCTGGGGCTGGAGGCCGACGGCGGCGCCCACTGA
- the ppdK gene encoding pyruvate, phosphate dikinase, giving the protein MASQGENKWVYSFGADATEGRADMKNLLGGKGANLAEMANLGLPVPPGFTITTEVCTYFYANGRNYPPELKAQVEGAVKRLEQAMGATFGDPANPLLVSVRSGARASMPGMMDTVLNLGLNDATAAGLAKRSGDARFAYDSYRRFIQMYSNVVLDVDHHHFEEILDNHKRDKNHNLDTDLSAADWQAVIEDYKKAVEHELGKPFPQDVQEQLWGAVGAVFGSWMNARAITYRKLHDIPADWGTAVNVQCMVFGNMGNDCATGVAFTRNPSTGENAFYGEYLVNAQGEDVVAGIRTPQHLTIAGKEANKSDLPAMEEVMPEVFNQLNEVRLTLEKHYRDMQDIEFTVQQNKLFMLQTRNGKRTAPAALKIAVDLAEEGLIDKAEAVRRIDPASLDQLLHPTLDPKAERKVIAKGLPASPGAASGKVVFTADEAETLAGQGEAVILCRVETSPEDIHGMHAARGILTTRGGMTSHAAVVARGMGRACVSGAGDLRVDYKSKIMSVRGVTIKEGDIVTIDGSTGEVMLGQVPTIQPELSGDFATLMGWADSLRRMKIRTNAETPLDARTARKFGAEGIGLSRTEHMFFDPDRILAVREMILAESEAGRRAALAKLEPFQKKDFVELFTIMSGLPVTIRLLDPPLHEFLPNTEAEMAEVAKATGTDQLKVNHRVVQLHEANPMLGHRGCRLGITYPEIYEMQARAIFSAVAEVSQTTGETVMPEVMIPLIGTKKELDILKAVVDRVAKEVMDATGVTFEYMVGTMIELPRAALKAGEIAETAEFFSYGTNDLTQTTFGLSRDDAGAFLPEYQRQGILEHDPFQTLDQDGVGELIAIATERGRKVRPNIKLGICGEHGGDPASISFCEKVGLDYVSCSPYRVPIARLAAAQAALDADTVKRD; this is encoded by the coding sequence ATGGCGAGCCAGGGCGAGAACAAGTGGGTGTACAGCTTCGGTGCCGATGCCACCGAAGGCCGGGCGGACATGAAGAACCTGCTCGGCGGCAAGGGAGCCAACCTGGCCGAGATGGCCAATCTGGGCCTCCCGGTTCCTCCGGGTTTCACCATCACAACCGAGGTCTGCACCTATTTCTATGCCAACGGCCGCAACTATCCGCCGGAGCTGAAGGCCCAGGTGGAAGGCGCGGTGAAGCGGCTGGAGCAGGCCATGGGCGCCACCTTCGGCGATCCGGCCAACCCGCTGCTGGTCTCGGTGCGCTCCGGCGCCCGCGCCTCCATGCCGGGCATGATGGACACGGTGCTGAATCTCGGGCTGAACGACGCGACCGCCGCCGGCCTCGCCAAGCGCTCGGGCGACGCCCGATTCGCCTACGACAGCTACCGCCGCTTCATCCAGATGTACTCGAACGTGGTGCTGGACGTTGACCACCACCATTTCGAGGAGATCCTGGACAACCACAAGCGCGACAAGAACCACAACCTCGACACCGACCTCAGCGCCGCCGACTGGCAGGCCGTCATCGAGGACTACAAGAAGGCCGTCGAGCACGAACTCGGCAAGCCCTTCCCGCAGGACGTTCAGGAGCAGCTGTGGGGCGCCGTCGGCGCCGTGTTCGGCTCCTGGATGAACGCCCGCGCCATCACCTACCGCAAGCTGCACGACATCCCCGCCGACTGGGGCACCGCCGTGAACGTGCAGTGCATGGTGTTCGGCAACATGGGCAACGACTGCGCGACCGGCGTGGCCTTCACCCGCAACCCGTCCACCGGCGAGAACGCCTTCTACGGCGAATACCTCGTCAACGCCCAGGGCGAGGACGTGGTGGCCGGCATCCGCACGCCGCAGCACCTGACCATCGCCGGCAAGGAGGCGAACAAGTCCGACCTCCCCGCCATGGAAGAGGTCATGCCGGAGGTCTTCAACCAGCTGAACGAGGTCCGCCTCACGCTGGAGAAGCACTACCGCGACATGCAGGACATCGAGTTCACGGTCCAGCAGAACAAGCTGTTCATGCTGCAGACCCGCAACGGCAAGCGCACCGCACCGGCGGCGCTGAAGATCGCCGTCGACCTCGCCGAGGAAGGGCTGATCGACAAGGCCGAGGCCGTGCGCCGCATCGACCCCGCCTCGCTCGACCAGCTCCTCCACCCGACGCTGGACCCGAAGGCGGAGCGCAAGGTCATCGCCAAGGGCCTGCCGGCGTCGCCGGGTGCGGCCTCGGGCAAGGTCGTCTTCACCGCCGACGAGGCGGAGACGCTGGCCGGCCAGGGCGAGGCGGTCATCCTCTGCCGCGTGGAGACCTCCCCGGAGGACATCCACGGCATGCACGCCGCCCGCGGCATCCTGACCACCCGCGGCGGCATGACCAGCCACGCCGCCGTGGTGGCCCGCGGCATGGGCCGCGCCTGCGTGTCGGGCGCCGGTGACCTGCGCGTGGACTACAAGTCCAAGATCATGTCGGTCCGCGGCGTCACCATCAAGGAAGGCGACATCGTCACCATCGACGGCTCGACCGGCGAGGTGATGCTGGGCCAGGTGCCGACGATCCAGCCGGAACTGTCGGGCGACTTCGCCACGCTGATGGGCTGGGCCGATTCGCTGCGCCGCATGAAGATCCGCACCAACGCGGAAACCCCGCTGGACGCCCGCACCGCGCGGAAGTTCGGCGCGGAGGGCATCGGCCTGTCGCGCACCGAGCACATGTTCTTCGACCCTGACCGCATCCTGGCGGTGCGCGAGATGATCCTGGCGGAGAGCGAGGCCGGCCGCCGCGCCGCGCTGGCCAAGCTGGAGCCCTTCCAGAAGAAGGACTTCGTCGAGCTGTTCACGATCATGTCGGGCCTGCCGGTGACCATCCGCCTGCTCGACCCGCCGCTGCACGAGTTCCTGCCCAACACCGAGGCGGAGATGGCGGAGGTCGCCAAGGCCACCGGCACCGACCAGCTCAAGGTGAACCACCGCGTGGTGCAGCTCCACGAGGCCAACCCGATGCTCGGCCATCGCGGCTGCCGCCTCGGCATCACCTACCCCGAGATCTACGAGATGCAGGCCCGCGCCATCTTCAGCGCGGTCGCCGAGGTCTCCCAGACCACGGGCGAGACGGTGATGCCGGAGGTCATGATCCCGCTCATCGGCACCAAGAAGGAGCTGGACATCCTCAAGGCGGTCGTCGACCGCGTCGCCAAGGAGGTCATGGACGCGACCGGCGTCACGTTCGAGTACATGGTCGGCACCATGATCGAGCTGCCGCGCGCCGCGCTGAAGGCCGGTGAGATCGCCGAGACGGCGGAGTTCTTCTCCTACGGCACGAACGACCTGACCCAGACGACCTTCGGCCTGTCGCGCGACGACGCCGGCGCCTTCCTGCCGGAGTACCAGCGCCAGGGCATCCTGGAGCACGACCCGTTCCAGACGCTGGACCAGGACGGCGTGGGCGAGCTGATCGCCATCGCCACGGAGCGCGGCCGCAAGGTCCGTCCGAACATCAAGCTCGGCATCTGCGGCGAGCATGGCGGCGACCCGGCCTCCATCTCCTTCTGCGAGAAGGTCGGGCTGGATTACGTGTCCTGCTCGCCCTACCGCGTGCCGATCGCCCGTCTGGCCGCCGCCCAGGCGGCGCTCGACGCCGACACGGTGAAGCGCGACTGA
- a CDS encoding cold-shock protein, producing the protein MSTADSHSSGVLDAPFSGEGVQVRVLVKWFDPVKGFGFAAPQDGTTDAFLHISVLNRAGLHEVGEGAELLCRVVPGAKGPQVADILEVLSTGTPAESRAPRRDPTSGPEEELTGTVKWFKPEQGFGFVTADDGAKDVFVHKSILRRCNLTGLESGQRVLLRARAAPKGREACWIVPL; encoded by the coding sequence GTGTCTACAGCCGATTCACATTCCAGCGGCGTCCTGGACGCTCCCTTCTCGGGCGAGGGCGTCCAGGTTCGCGTCCTGGTGAAATGGTTCGATCCGGTCAAGGGCTTCGGCTTCGCGGCGCCGCAGGACGGGACGACCGACGCCTTCCTGCACATCTCCGTTCTCAACCGGGCCGGGCTGCACGAGGTCGGCGAGGGGGCGGAGCTTCTGTGCCGGGTGGTTCCGGGGGCCAAGGGGCCGCAGGTGGCCGACATCCTGGAGGTGCTGAGCACCGGCACGCCCGCCGAGAGCCGCGCCCCGCGCCGCGACCCGACGTCCGGCCCCGAGGAGGAACTGACGGGCACCGTGAAGTGGTTCAAGCCGGAGCAGGGCTTCGGGTTCGTCACGGCGGACGACGGGGCCAAGGACGTCTTCGTCCACAAGAGCATCCTGCGCCGCTGCAATCTGACCGGGCTGGAATCCGGGCAGCGCGTGCTGCTGCGGGCGCGCGCCGCGCCGAAGGGGCGGGAGGCGTGCTGGATCGTGCCGCTGTGA
- a CDS encoding serine hydrolase, producing the protein MDTDAALPTRHIDLLTERLGACLDEGDGPAAASAAVVAVRSGPRSWTAGLARGGAAQPPVTTRFLVYSITKTLTAAALLRLCGRGLIDPDAPLDRWLPDFAAADRITLTQLLGHRAGLRNYGGSPAYHAAVRAGEEPWSEDGFLERCRAADLFAPPGREFSYSNIGYLLAKRVLERASGLPFAQALDRELFGPLGLTGWSVPTERGDLSGLWTGPSPYLGGKDGPPADVAALYHPGWVAHGVVAATAQDIAGLLHALFAGGMLPGALAARMHDSLPVPGTMRGRPWVEPGYGLGLMVERDGQAGPYWGHTGGGPGGSACGYHFPARKPGEEPVTVALFTDGEDNDQAEWMTVEAAEILRE; encoded by the coding sequence GTGGACACTGACGCCGCCCTTCCGACCCGGCACATCGACCTGTTGACCGAACGCCTCGGCGCCTGCCTCGACGAGGGCGACGGTCCCGCCGCGGCCAGCGCCGCGGTGGTGGCGGTCCGTTCGGGTCCACGCTCCTGGACCGCCGGCCTCGCCCGCGGCGGCGCGGCGCAGCCGCCGGTCACGACCCGCTTCCTCGTCTACAGCATCACCAAGACCCTGACCGCCGCCGCCCTGCTGCGCCTGTGCGGGCGCGGCCTGATCGACCCCGACGCCCCGCTGGACCGCTGGCTGCCGGACTTCGCGGCGGCCGACCGGATCACACTGACCCAGCTGCTCGGCCACCGCGCGGGCCTGCGCAATTACGGCGGCAGCCCCGCCTATCACGCCGCCGTGCGGGCGGGCGAGGAGCCGTGGAGCGAGGACGGCTTCCTGGAGCGCTGCCGCGCCGCCGACCTGTTCGCCCCGCCGGGGCGGGAGTTTTCCTATTCCAACATCGGCTATCTGCTGGCGAAGCGGGTGCTGGAGCGGGCCTCCGGCCTGCCCTTCGCCCAGGCGCTCGACCGCGAGCTGTTCGGGCCGCTCGGCCTGACCGGCTGGTCGGTGCCGACGGAGCGCGGCGACCTGTCCGGCCTGTGGACCGGCCCCAGCCCCTATCTCGGCGGGAAGGACGGTCCGCCCGCCGACGTGGCCGCCCTCTACCATCCCGGCTGGGTGGCCCATGGCGTGGTGGCGGCGACGGCGCAGGACATCGCCGGCCTTCTCCACGCGCTGTTCGCGGGCGGCATGCTGCCCGGCGCCCTGGCGGCGCGGATGCACGACTCCCTCCCGGTGCCGGGGACGATGCGCGGGCGCCCCTGGGTCGAGCCGGGCTACGGCCTCGGCCTGATGGTGGAGCGCGACGGGCAGGCCGGACCCTACTGGGGGCACACCGGCGGCGGGCCCGGCGGCTCGGCCTGCGGCTATCACTTTCCCGCCCGCAAGCCGGGGGAGGAGCCGGTGACCGTTGCCCTCTTCACCGATGGCGAGGACAACGACCAGGCGGAATGGATGACCGTGGAGGCCGCGGAAATCCTGCGGGAGTGA
- a CDS encoding chemotaxis protein, which produces MPLSGPFHFQTSAGIDGRGAESDGPRADGSYLDREFGAYVVPVVLGHHRISGRDDDMLVTTLGSCVAACINDPVARVGGMNHFLLPGSPSGGEGYGVATRYGSVAMEWLINDLLERGARRERMEVKLFGAARVIDTSLDVGAANAAFAVDYVRREGLALAVQDLGGDKGRRVHFFPATGRAFRRLLRPEAERETVHQEMDYLQALRRTPMEGEMELFDRR; this is translated from the coding sequence ATGCCGCTGTCCGGACCGTTTCACTTCCAAACCTCCGCCGGAATCGATGGTCGCGGCGCGGAAAGCGACGGGCCGCGCGCGGACGGCAGCTATCTGGACCGCGAGTTCGGGGCCTATGTGGTGCCGGTCGTGCTGGGCCATCACCGGATTTCCGGCCGCGACGACGACATGCTGGTGACCACGCTCGGCTCCTGCGTCGCCGCCTGCATCAACGATCCGGTGGCCCGGGTCGGTGGCATGAACCATTTCCTGCTGCCGGGCTCCCCGTCCGGCGGCGAGGGGTATGGGGTGGCGACCCGCTACGGCAGCGTGGCGATGGAGTGGCTGATCAACGACCTGCTGGAGCGCGGCGCCCGGCGCGAGCGGATGGAGGTCAAGCTGTTCGGGGCGGCCCGCGTCATCGACACCAGCCTGGACGTCGGCGCCGCCAACGCCGCCTTCGCGGTGGACTATGTGCGGCGGGAGGGGTTGGCGCTGGCCGTTCAGGATCTGGGCGGCGACAAGGGACGGCGCGTCCATTTCTTCCCGGCCACCGGCCGGGCCTTCCGCCGCCTGCTGCGCCCCGAGGCGGAGCGCGAGACGGTGCATCAGGAGATGGACTATCTCCAGGCGCTGCGGCGCACCCCCATGGAGGGGGAGATGGAGCTGTTCGACCGGCGCTGA
- a CDS encoding DUF2270 domain-containing protein: MDDIAAKAPKTHYTSAEVTALSHLYRAEIYRSTVWRTRLDATTNWAVVTTGIALSLTFSSATASPLPLVLVGLLVAVFLYIEARRYRFFDFWRIRAHVLELYFLGPILRGQGDQFARGWNETLFQDYQNPNLHITYLEAVGRRLRRNYGWIFLIQVVAYLGKLMIHPVPLSSLDELFARATIGPVPGQIVLLCGLAFHGTWMAIAFRTFRSRRGADRERPPQPATDAVLDLARGP; the protein is encoded by the coding sequence ATGGACGACATCGCCGCCAAAGCACCCAAGACCCACTACACCTCGGCCGAGGTCACGGCCCTGTCGCATCTCTACAGGGCCGAGATCTACCGCAGCACCGTCTGGCGCACCCGGCTGGACGCCACCACCAACTGGGCGGTGGTGACCACCGGCATCGCCCTGTCGCTGACCTTCAGCAGCGCCACCGCCTCTCCCCTGCCGCTGGTGCTGGTGGGGCTGCTGGTCGCCGTGTTCCTCTACATCGAGGCGCGGCGCTACCGCTTCTTCGACTTCTGGCGAATCCGCGCCCATGTGCTGGAGCTGTATTTCCTCGGCCCGATCCTGCGCGGCCAGGGCGACCAGTTCGCCCGGGGCTGGAACGAGACGCTGTTCCAGGACTACCAGAACCCCAACCTGCACATCACCTACCTGGAGGCGGTGGGCCGCCGGCTGCGGCGGAACTACGGCTGGATTTTCCTGATCCAGGTGGTGGCCTATCTGGGAAAGCTGATGATCCACCCGGTCCCGCTGTCGAGCCTGGACGAGCTGTTCGCGCGGGCGACCATCGGGCCGGTGCCGGGGCAGATCGTCCTGCTCTGCGGCCTCGCCTTCCACGGCACCTGGATGGCCATCGCCTTCCGGACCTTCCGCAGCCGCCGCGGCGCCGACCGCGAGCGCCCGCCGCAGCCGGCCACCGACGCCGTGCTCGATCTGGCCCGCGGTCCGTGA
- the bioD gene encoding dethiobiotin synthase — MTADPRKAAIAAAFGKAAPRYEEHAAVQRIAAERLAERVARLPLPPRPRVLEIGCGTGFLSRALRERIGPADWLLTDLSPDMLARCRAALGDPPDADFRLLDGEQPDLDGPFDLPFDLIVSSLALQWFRDPAAALARWAGLLAPGGRIAVATLAADSFREWREAHHELGLEAGIPAYPTRRDLDGLWPAGGAGSVEEERLLRRHADGLEFLAELKGIGAHLPAEGRRPLPPGALRRVLRRLERPEGLTMTHHIAYGLFRKDGTRPNGVFVTGTDTGVGKTLVSACLVRAWDAAYWKPLQTGLKDEAGDTPTVAALAALPAERVHPPAHALAEPLSPHAAAELEGVAIDPDALALPDSDRPLVVEGAGGLLVPVTEGVFIIDLIARFGLPVVLVARSTLGTINHTLLSLEALRARGLAVAGVVLNGPPNPGNRAAIERFGKVRVLAEIPTLDRLDAETVAEAAALLPSFDSVFP; from the coding sequence ATGACCGCCGACCCGCGCAAGGCCGCCATCGCCGCCGCCTTCGGCAAGGCCGCCCCCCGCTACGAGGAACACGCCGCCGTGCAGCGCATCGCGGCGGAGCGTCTGGCGGAGCGCGTCGCCCGCCTGCCCCTGCCGCCCCGCCCCCGCGTGCTGGAGATCGGCTGCGGCACCGGCTTCCTCAGCCGCGCCCTGCGCGAGCGGATCGGACCGGCGGACTGGCTGCTCACCGACCTGTCGCCGGACATGCTGGCGCGCTGCCGCGCCGCCTTGGGCGACCCGCCGGACGCGGATTTCCGTCTTCTGGACGGCGAGCAGCCGGACCTCGACGGCCCCTTCGACCTGCCCTTCGACCTGATCGTCTCCAGCCTCGCCCTGCAATGGTTCCGCGACCCCGCCGCCGCCCTGGCGCGCTGGGCCGGGCTGCTGGCGCCGGGCGGACGCATCGCCGTCGCCACGCTCGCCGCCGACAGTTTCCGGGAGTGGCGGGAGGCTCACCATGAGTTGGGGCTGGAGGCCGGGATTCCCGCCTACCCCACCCGCCGCGACCTCGACGGGCTGTGGCCCGCCGGAGGCGCCGGATCGGTGGAGGAGGAACGGCTGCTCCGCCGCCACGCCGACGGGCTGGAGTTCCTCGCCGAACTGAAGGGCATCGGCGCCCATCTGCCGGCGGAGGGCCGCCGCCCCCTGCCGCCGGGCGCCCTGCGCCGCGTGCTGCGCCGGCTGGAACGGCCGGAAGGACTGACCATGACCCATCACATCGCCTACGGCCTGTTCCGCAAGGACGGGACCCGCCCGAACGGGGTGTTCGTCACCGGCACCGACACGGGCGTCGGCAAGACGCTGGTCTCCGCTTGCCTCGTGCGGGCCTGGGACGCCGCCTACTGGAAGCCGCTGCAAACCGGCCTGAAGGACGAGGCCGGCGACACGCCGACCGTGGCCGCCCTCGCCGCCCTGCCCGCGGAGCGCGTGCACCCGCCGGCCCACGCGCTGGCCGAGCCGCTGTCCCCCCACGCCGCGGCGGAACTGGAGGGCGTCGCCATCGACCCCGACGCCCTGGCCCTGCCCGACAGCGACCGCCCGCTGGTGGTGGAGGGGGCGGGCGGGCTTCTGGTCCCGGTGACGGAGGGCGTCTTCATCATCGACCTGATCGCCCGCTTCGGCCTGCCGGTGGTGCTGGTGGCGCGCAGCACGCTCGGCACCATCAACCACACGCTGCTCAGCCTGGAGGCGCTGCGGGCGCGCGGGCTGGCGGTGGCCGGGGTGGTGCTGAACGGCCCGCCCAACCCCGGCAACCGCGCCGCCATCGAGCGGTTCGGCAAGGTCCGCGTGCTGGCCGAGATTCCCACGCTCGACCGCCTCGACGCCGAAACCGTCGCCGAGGCGGCGGCCCTCCTTCCTTCCTTCGACAGCGTGTTTCCATGA
- the bioA gene encoding adenosylmethionine--8-amino-7-oxononanoate transaminase — MTDTAPGTIALDRRHVWHPFTQAQTAPEPLAVTHGQGVSLFTEDGREILDLISSWWVNLHGHAHPAIAGAIAEQAHRLEQVIFADFTHSPAARLAARLAEVLPGDLDRVFFSDNGSTAVEVALKLAWQYWRNKGEGQRRRFLAFEGSYHGDTFGAMAAGVGSGFYEPFHELLFAVDRMPYPATWDADPEVEAKEAAALDWLDRWLAANGAEMVAVIIEPLVQGASGMRFCRPEFLRAMAARVRTAGGLVIFDEVMTGFGRTGALFASHKAGVAPDLICLSKGLTGGFLPLSVTACGAAVYEAFLGAGFDRAFAHGHSFTANPLGCAAALASLDLTTSAETAANLARIEGRHRAAIAALSSHPKLSRGRVMGTIAAIEVTDAQGYTAAVGQTLKRFFLERGLLLRPLGPVIYLLPPYCVTDGQLDRAYAAIRDAADTLL, encoded by the coding sequence ATGACCGACACCGCCCCCGGCACCATCGCGCTCGACCGGCGCCACGTCTGGCATCCCTTCACCCAGGCGCAGACCGCGCCGGAGCCGCTGGCCGTCACCCACGGCCAGGGAGTCAGCCTGTTCACCGAGGACGGGCGGGAGATCCTGGACCTCATCTCCTCCTGGTGGGTGAACCTGCACGGCCACGCCCACCCGGCCATCGCCGGGGCCATCGCGGAGCAGGCCCACCGGCTGGAGCAGGTGATCTTCGCCGACTTCACCCACAGCCCCGCCGCCCGCCTCGCCGCCCGGCTGGCCGAGGTGCTGCCGGGGGACCTCGACCGCGTCTTCTTCTCCGACAACGGCTCGACCGCGGTGGAGGTGGCGCTGAAGCTGGCCTGGCAGTACTGGCGCAACAAGGGCGAGGGCCAGCGCCGCCGCTTCCTCGCCTTCGAGGGCAGCTACCACGGTGACACCTTCGGCGCCATGGCGGCGGGGGTCGGCTCCGGCTTCTACGAGCCGTTCCACGAGCTTCTCTTCGCCGTGGACCGCATGCCCTATCCCGCCACCTGGGACGCCGATCCGGAGGTCGAGGCAAAGGAGGCCGCGGCGCTGGACTGGCTCGACCGCTGGCTGGCCGCCAACGGGGCGGAGATGGTCGCCGTCATCATCGAACCGCTGGTCCAGGGCGCGTCGGGCATGCGCTTCTGCCGCCCGGAATTCCTGCGGGCCATGGCCGCGCGGGTGCGGACGGCCGGCGGGCTGGTGATCTTCGACGAGGTGATGACCGGCTTCGGGCGCACCGGCGCCCTGTTCGCCAGCCATAAGGCCGGGGTCGCCCCGGACCTGATCTGCCTGTCCAAGGGGCTGACCGGCGGCTTCCTGCCGCTGTCGGTCACCGCCTGCGGCGCAGCGGTCTACGAGGCGTTCCTCGGCGCCGGCTTCGACCGGGCCTTCGCCCACGGCCACAGCTTCACCGCCAACCCGCTGGGCTGCGCCGCGGCCCTGGCCTCACTCGACCTGACCACCTCGGCGGAGACCGCCGCGAACCTCGCCCGCATCGAAGGACGGCACCGCGCCGCCATCGCCGCGCTGTCCAGCCACCCGAAGCTGTCGCGCGGGCGCGTCATGGGCACCATCGCCGCCATCGAGGTGACCGACGCGCAGGGCTACACCGCCGCCGTCGGGCAGACGCTGAAGCGCTTCTTCCTGGAGCGGGGATTGCTGCTGCGCCCGCTCGGCCCCGTGATATACCTCCTGCCGCCCTACTGCGTGACGGACGGGCAGCTGGACCGTGCCTACGCCGCGATCCGCGACGCCGCGGACACCCTTCTCTGA